A stretch of DNA from bacterium:
GAATTGTCGGCACAGCTTCTCGTCGTGGGCAATCATGGAAGGACGGGGTTGAATCGCGTTGCTCTGGGCAGCGTGGCAGAAGCCATAGTGCGCGCTGCCCCATGCTCTGTTCTGATCGTTCGATTTGACTAAGAACCTTTCCAAGAAAGGCTTGAAGGGAAAACTTGCTATCCCCTTCACCCTCTCAGACGCCGGGACCAGGATCCTTCGTCACTGGCCTAAACCGAGGATCGGAAATTCGTTCAACTGAGATGGGTTGCAGGAATCGACCTTCGGGGTGCGCACCCGAAGGTATCATACAAATTCACCTTTTCATGCTTATGCTATTGGGGTACTTTTCTATGGCGATATCCGGTGTTCCAGGCTATACTTATCACCGGGTGATAACTCTCTACGGAGGACGCTCTGAAACCGGAATAATCGGAAGATCCAAATCTCGACCCGCTATTGTTGCTCAACGGAGAGATCTATCCGATGGACAATGGCTACTGGGTCAAATTCGAGGCATGGCAGGTGAAGCCGAACACGCAAGTCCCCCACGGGATCCGCTACTCGTTGACGTTGCACGATCACGACAACCGAAGAGTGCTCGGGTTTGACAACGCGCACGCCCCCATACCCGGCCGGAAACGGTACGGCGCACGCAAAACGACGTGGGACCACAAGCACCATAGAGAAAAGACCACGGCATACGGATTCGAGTCGCCAGGGCAACTCTTGGAAGATTTCTGGCGGGAAACCTACCGAATCATCGAGGAAAGGAGATAAACGATGGCCGAAAAAACCTTGCGGGTCGGGATCATTTCCCGGGAACAGTACAGGGCGCGGACGATCGCCATCGCCCGGGGCCAATACAAACCTAAGCGAGGCGAGCCCAAAATCTGGTTCGAGTCTCTTCAGTCGATGGCGCAGGTCTTAAGCACCGAGAACCAGGAACTATTGCGGATCATCATCGAGAAAAAACCGGAAACGATCCACGCGCTAGAGATCGCGACCGGGCGGCGAAGCAGCAACTTGTCTCGGACGCTCAAGACACTTGCCCGCTACGGCATCGTCGAACTGTCCAAAGAGGAACGGTCAGTGAAACCGGTCGTCAAGGCGACGGAGTTCCGAGTGACGTTCGGCCTTAATCTGTCGCATTGTCCTGCGACATAAGAAAGGCTTTGGAGCGGCGTTGTTGGCAACTCCCCCCCCCCGACCGTCCGCGGGAAAGCCGGAGTCCGAGGTGAGCGAATAGGTGTGCTTCTCCTCGTCGACCACCACGCACGGCAGGTCGGAGAGGTACGGGAGGTACCGCTGCGCCGTGCGGATGTTGACGTTAAACTCCTCCGCCACGATCCGGGAGTTGAGCACCTTGCGCTCGTTCAGGAGCCGCAGCAGTCGCAGTGCCCAGTCCATCATGGCGGGCTTGTTCATCGGGGCCGGTTTCTTTCGGATCTTCTTCGGCTGCTCCTTC
This window harbors:
- a CDS encoding transcriptional regulator, with translation MAEKTLRVGIISREQYRARTIAIARGQYKPKRGEPKIWFESLQSMAQVLSTENQELLRIIIEKKPETIHALEIATGRRSSNLSRTLKTLARYGIVELSKEERSVKPVVKATEFRVTFGLNLSHCPAT